The Stigmatopora argus isolate UIUO_Sarg chromosome 1, RoL_Sarg_1.0, whole genome shotgun sequence genome segment ATCACCGTGTTCAAGATAATTGGCTGAGGGCATAACAAAGGAGAATCATTTATAGCAAATCTTCACAAAGAAAAActgaacaaagaaataaaatctcAATTTTGATATTCAGACAAAACAAGCAGTTGGGTTTTTAAGggcacattttttctttttcctctaaTTATGATGCTTACTCTGCCTACCAAGGCTAATATAAATCTAGTCTAGTAGGAGGTTTAATGCACAACAACCCATTTAACAAACTGTACGTTGGACCAAAATGtgtatatttgaaaataaaaaatatgtatagttGAACTATGCGTGTTCCAGGCTATTTTTAACATACACAATGTGGGCGTGttatttatggctataaaacctctacagctgcgatacataaaaatcatcaataataacctcatacaattgaaatattatttaggaatatagtcacattttactcaccaaaaatcttttttaactgtacacaatatccatcctcctttctttcctccttttctatcgccatcgaagctaatgctgaaagtcgagcctgtcctgtcgtatttctggcatacgtttttattcgatttagtgctgaaaatgttcgttcccggttgtgacaggcttgcttgctttggagttgtccaacctttcttaatgatgtccagcttttttttcttgaaaagtccgtcttgaaaatcgctttgacagtaaatctgcaaacaaatcaatttcttctcctccttcagccattgcgggttggaaaaaactgctattaaatcaacacaacaatatatttgcttgtgcagctcgctccagatacagtttgttagctctagctagtccactctatcactagccaatcatagttggtgaaagcgatgacgtatccccacgcctgcgagaaggcaatgacgtatccctacgcctgcgagaaggcaatgacatatccctacgcctgcgaaaaggcattgtggtgttgccaactcgaaatctgattggttaaagcaacagtcttatcgacgcttgtttaatgcagcagagcctgcagaactgattgtgaaggccttgaggcagatttctgaccctggcactggcaacaaataatggctgaaatgtgattggttaaatgcttcaatatgaaaacacacatctggaagcagtgcaaccctTTCCAAGAATCACTTCGTTTCTCCTGCATCCCCTCCAGGTTTTTTTCCTGGCCTCTTCCGCAGCTACAAAGTGAGCGATGGGAGGGCAACGTAGATGTGGAAAGACATAAAACAGGAATTCCAGACACAGGCGGCAGCTACTACAGGCGATAAAACTGGGGAAAGCAGATCTGCCGCAAGCAGCAGAGTGTACTGCGGCACTTGTAATATGGCCACTAGGGGAGAACGCTCCAATGTTGAAGGTAAAATAGTCCCTCCAGCCACGCTTAAGTCAGCAGGGCCTATGCAGGTTGCGTCCACACCAGTAAGTGTATGTAAGCTATGTATAGTTTCCTTGGCGTGATTCCCTCATCCGAGAAGGAAAGCATCATGGATGCTGTGAGATTTGACAATATGAAAGCCAACAAAGTGACCAACCCATTAACGattctgaagatgtctcctttCATTAGAAAAGGTAGTGATTATGAACACTGAGTCGTTTATATTCTTGCAAAGatgctgttttaaaaagcaATCCAAATTGATCTTTGTCTTTTGAAGGCAAAGTTGGTGACTGGAAGAATCATTTCAAAGTGAACAGTGTGAGCTGCAAATTACAACCCCAGGATTCCATTTTTGCACTGAAGTTAAAGGCTTAAACCCAATGGACAAACCGGTTTATGCTTTCACACTGTTGAAAGCGAGTCAAACAGCACTAGCAAGCTTTTGTAAGCTTCTCTTCTCGTCATCATATTTTCTTGAcagaaataattcatttatgcctggccaccaatttagcaCTCATCATTTTAAAGCCTAAAATGTATGAGGTGTCCATTGTTGGCTTGAATAGACTCAGGCGTCCCCCACGAGGATAAgcaatatggaaaatgaatgaaatgaataattcatttaAGTCATGGAAATCGATTTGTTCGTGAGCAGAACCATACGAGcttgtgaaatatgaaaaaatcaGGTGCAGAAAATATCAATTAAAACTTttgacaatttcatttttattgtaatcCAAACAAGAAATTCAGCAAAATGAACCCGATCTAATACTGAATCTCTGCACTGTCACTACACACTGAGACGGGCACATGACTTCATTTCCTGTGGCATGTATTCATTATACAagggaaaacactgaaaacaCTTAGAGTTTCTGCTTTggtctggaagaaaaaaaaaggtgcaaACAGCAAGAAGGTAAAATCTTAGAAGAAAGCCATTGCAATGTAGACCACAACACAATTCATTGAACTCAAAACATACATCACTTAAATATACTGGCACAACTGGACGTCATCCCCTCTTGGTCTGATACAAAAATAAAGGCAAATTTTTCCTGgagtaattttttaaatgatagcaGTCCGATGAATTAAACACGTAACTGTCTTATGTAGGTCTTCTGCTGTAACGTATCAATTTTACTTGCATAATCCGGCTGCTTTACACACACTgagtattttaaatgaaaaatacttCTTTTTCGTAGAgcaaaataagataaaaaaatatcttaatatTTTCACAAGGCGTTCATCAATCATTCAATCCTTAACACAACTAGGAAATCCTTGATTTCAAAATAGCATTACGGCACTGTCAGCAAAAAACACTTTCGATTGTCTTTCACAGTGACAAATCCgactttcatttcaaatattacattattcaacataaaaatactagtatttacatttttttaaaacctataCAGTAGAATATATGCAAGAAACTTTTATCTTGATTACTAAAATATTTCAGTCTAGCTTTCACGAAAAGTTAAGTGGCGCATTTGTAAGTTCATGCCAGGttagacttttttttgtacTCTCCTGGAAACCTGTGTCAGGTTGAAATTTTATATTCCCAACACCTTGCAccgtgcaatattttagaatttaccttgcctggacgtgactttttatattacttatttatgtttttactgagaaacacacactttgtggaCTAGCACCGCTAATTTCGTTatagctgttgtataatgacaataaaggcttttgattttgatttgattgatttattttccagactataaattgTATCTTTTTCCATAGTTTGGGTTGGTCGGTGACTTATGTTTTATATTAATCACACTGAAATCAGAATCagattttttcctctttgtgtatttttttagttattgcAACTTGCAATTTATAGTCGGAAAACACTATATTCCTATAAGATGGGGTCACTAGCATTGACATTGGCCATTATTAAAAAAGCGGTTGTTAGCATGTACTTCTTGTTAAAGCACGTGTGAATGCATTTGCTATTTACTACTCCAATATGTCAACAGGTCAAAAACAGAGGGGACAGTGGGAAGGAGACTCGGAGCTTAGGAATGAATGTGTTGTTAAATCACCATGTACAAGATAATAGGCTGAGGGCATACAAACCAttacacaaaacaaaatcatttatgGCACATCTTTATgtgataagaaaaaaatctatgaaAATTGACTAAAGAAATGAAATCACAAATTTTGATATGCACacgaaacaaaaaacaataattgttgGATTTTTAAGACCAAATTTTGgtcacattttttcatttacCTCTTAAAATGATGATGCTTAGCAGTTTTCCTAGGCCAATCTAAATCTATAGTTTAATAGGAAGTTTACTGCGATTAAAATTAGCACAAACCCTGTAAGAAACAAACTATACTTTGAACCAAAATGTATTGAGAGTATTGACTCTGTGTTTGCGTTCATAGTTGAACTATGGATTTTCAGACTATTTTTTAATAGAGAAAATGAGTGCCTGCAATTTAgctttcattattttaaagccAAACATTTCTGAGTTTCGCATATGGACATTGTTATTCTGAGGTTCACATACAGTCAGTCTCCCAATGCTTGCGTGGATTTTATTGCACATTGTAAATAGATGCATGTTTACTTTAATGCAGAATCTATACtgggaatgtgtgtgtgaatacatgtttatgtaacttatgtgccctgtaattggctggcaaccagtaaGCTTAGACAGGCTCCAGCTGGTAATGCTTTTCTAGCGAGAGCAAGCACTAAAGAATAGCATGCATGGAAGGATGTTTTAAAGTTCAATTCTTTTTCTCTCTATTATCCATCAAATGTTTGACGTGTGTTTGAGGTGTGCAGGCCCATGGTTATCATGTCTAAGATTTACTTCATAAGTCAATAATGTCACTGCTAACACTAGCAGAGTCGTCATGTCGGCTGACTTCCAGGTAACTTCGTGAAGCGACGTTCTTATCGACCCTTCCCTGCCCCTGATCAGAGTCTGGCGTAATGAAGGGTCGCGTGTCATCCACTCCATCCTCCCCCAAATGTCCCATTGATGTTCTGGATGGGTGAAGTGAAACGGGGCAGGACACCGACGAGGGGACGTAGCCGGCGTTGTTCCCAGCCCACCTATGACCTTGGTGGGACGGGGTGGGTGGAGCAGTCACCTGCCGGCTGGGCACACTGCTGAGAACGCTACCCCCAAGGGGCATGGAAGACTCCGTGGGAGCCTCGCTGCTCTCTGAAAACTGAGGGTCACTGTTCCTTCGTAGCCAAGGACCTGCACTGACTCCTGATCCAGGGGAGGGAGATTGTGAAGTTTGGTTAAAAGGATGAAATAAGCTTATGCCTTCAAGCAGGTGTTCTCGGTGCAGAGCCTCGTCAATGCTGCGGGTGAGGTTGATGGGAGATGGGGGACGAAGATCAAACTCACACATTGAGAGAGAAGTGTCCCTTTCCGGATCCACACTTCTGCTGACCGAGCGTTGTGGAGTCAGTCCAAGGGCCTGCAGTCTTAGGAGGGAGCCTGCGGAGCCATCAGATATGGCACCTTCTGCAGAAGGGACCCTGTGGTTGCGTACTCGGTTGCTATCTTTGACACACGGTGGTTGGACCGCTGTTTGATCGTGATTATGGTTCCTAATGAGGCTCTTTGTAATGTCGACTCCAGATCGTTCTTGCCCACCCCAATTGTTGGGTACCTCAGCTTGTCCTCCTCCACCAACACCGTTACTctcagactttttgcatggcttCCCTGTCAGACTCTGGACTATCTTGGACCAGCAAGTGTGTCTATTAGAGGAATCTCCAGAGTGTCCGGGGGATGGCACATCTGCTGTTCTTCCGTCTGTTGTTCCGCCCTCGTCTCTTCCTCTGCAACACTGAGGCCTCCAGAACACCCACGAAGCCAAGAGCAGGAGGCATAAACCCCAGGCCAGCTCTAAAAGTCTAGCCCAGAAATGAATCAGCCACCAGCCCCAGTTGAAGCTCATCCAGTCTCCTAGAAGTCCATAGAGCCAAAGGGTAGCATGAACATGTAGCCCACAGCACAGTGCTCCTAATACGGCACAGGCTGCCAGAACTTTTCCGAGAATCACTCCTTCTCTCCTGCTCCCTGCCCAAGCCTTTTTCCTGGCCTCTTCGGCACCTCCAATGTGAGCAATGGGTGGGCAACGTATACGGGGAAAGACATAAAAAAGGAATCCCAGACAGAGGCCTAGACCCCAGCACAAGGAGAGGACTTGCAGTGTGACAGGCACTACAGGCGATAAGGCTGGGGAAAGCAGATCTGCCGCCAGCAGCAGAGTGCACTGCAGCACTGCTAATACGGCCACTAGGGGAGGACGCTCCAATGTTGGAGGAAAAACTGTCACTCCAGTCACCCACATGGCCAGCAGGGCCAATGCAGCTTGCGTCCACACCAGTAAGTGTAGCGGCAAGTTGTAAATGGCCGCAACTGCCGATCGAGGCAGGATTTTCCGTGTCCCGTAGGGATCAATCAGAAAGAGACATGCCCTGAGACCCCCGACCAGGAACAACAGCGTATTGGCGAGAACAAGAGCCCCACGATGAGGACAGTTGGAACCGGGAGACAAGATGAGGCCGAGAGCAGAGCCgccaaacaaaagcaaaaaaaggcttGCTGACCCGTAGACATGGAGCTGCCACGCAAAAGACAGGCTCCTACTCAGGTTGCCCCAGTAGATATGGCTTCCATTAGGGGAGGTCTCAGCTTTGGGTGAGACAGATGGCTTTGAAACTTGATGAGGATCCACTAACAAATTGGAGCGGTTCTTTGTATCCATAGAGCTTGTTTGCACAGCTGGTGCTACAGTTAGAGAAGGCAGGCTCCCTGGAAATGATAAGAACAATAGTTTTGGGATTAATGTTTTGTTTACTTTACACATATAAAATTAATACTAAATATTCCTCAAAATCTGGTTAGGTGTGGGATAAGAATCTACAGACAGACTTTGTGTCTGTCTccgaaaagaaaaatacagtagACATTTGTGATGTGGTGTTGAAGCCACTAGAGAGGTGTAGTTGACCATCAAAATAATAACCAGGGAGCATCTAGTCCAATGCAGTTATATTCTCTAATTCCACCCTTAATTCAGTTTATCATCCAAAGTCTAAATATGATTTCAAGAAAGAAAACTAGGTAATCAAATAAATCATCTAATTCATGATTATGAGTGTCATGATGTTACCCCACAGAACTGTAATTTCCTATTGGATGAGGTTCAGAGAGTTTTAAAACattgcagtgactgctgggatgtaACGGTCAAGTAATTTTCTAGGTCATTAAACTAGAAAAGCAAAATATCAGATACATCTTTGATATTATGATATGGCAATAATGAGCATTAAAACAGTGGACATATTCCAGAGTACAGTACATCGTCTCTGGAAAAGCAGTAATTATGCagtttattagattagattatataaTTAATGACAAGCTCCACATGTTACGTAATGCCCAAGAACAAAGCAACATTTTACAGGATTATATTGTATATTACATCTTAATCCATCATGTTCAGGCTTTAACACATACCATTTTACTTCTTGAGTGCCTCACTTGGAATTGTACATGACGAACAACTATTTGAGAGACAACCTTTGTTTGATTCCACAGGGCTAATTTCTGAAAATGTCAACATCTAACATATATTTTGAGCTGAATAGTGGCTTGAAACAGTCAAACCTTTGAGGACCTGACACACCCATCAGTGTGATGACTCACTGTTCCCCTCCAAAGTCTTTTTCTTATCTTGTGTCCTCTTCCTACATGAAACACTTGCAAGGCTATTAGGAACACTTCTAAATTGAGGTCAAACTGTTTGACTTCCTTCTTTTAACATAATCCTAACAGGGGTGTGATCTGTACGTTCCACAACGCACAGCTGGCTTTGCTTAACTTTCCTTTACCTTGGATTCTTCCTCTCACCATATGCATCATTACCGGGTATTTTATGTGCACATGGCTATGGAATCAAACAAAATGCGGAATGTCTTCATAGTCAATGCCATTGCTGTTTTGTTCCCTACTCAGCTTACCATGTGTCGCATTTTCCCCTTTTACCTGTCTCTTTCTGAAAACTATGATTACATTTTTCTTGACATCTGCTTTTCATCACAACCTTCATTGTTTGAGTTTCTATACATTATTCCCGACCCATTACGTATGTATTCCCAGAAGTCCCTTTTTCAAGAACCCACTTTCCTCTTTACCAGGGATTCAAGTTATTTTCTTTCCCTTTCATCCCACCCTAGCACTTCCTATTTCTACCTAGTACTTCCATTTATCAACTTTTCACCTGCCAGATGATAGCATATCTTATGGAAAGGGTACATTTGTGGACAGTCTGTAATTACCTGTTGGTTTTGTTTTCACAGTTGCCGTTGCTCTGTTCGGCTCCTGTTCGCTTTTGTTGGGTTTATTTGTTTCTCCTGTAAATGTTTTCTCTCCCATTCCAGTAGTTCTCAGCATACTAGATGCAGTTGTTACTGCAACTTTCTCCGTCACAATCTTTGAAAGAGAAACCTTGCCATTGGTAACCGACTGTCTGggagtcagtgttttttttctattggagCCGACTGTGGCGGTGGAAGGTCTGTTTAAAGTCAGTGTGACTTCTGACTCATGCTTTCCGACAGTGGGAGGTGTCAATTCACCTGagaattgggggaaaaatgcaCAACTGTGAAGCGAAAAATACACATGTTAAGGGAAGGGCTAATTAATATCTAGTTCCTTACCTGGCAATACAATGGAAGGTGGTGTGGCCTGTGTTACTATGGGAAACAGCGGAGCTCTCGGTACAGTTGCTGGAGTGTACATTGATAAATTGTGCACATCAGCTATTTTAGTCTGTGCTGGTGGTTGATACTGTGCCATTTTACCTGTAGCGGTTGGCACAGAAGCGAGCACTTTCTCCTTCTCGAGCATCAAGGCTGGGCTACTTGAACCGAGTCCCTGAAGGTCATTTGTCTGTTTAAGTAGACTGCTAGATGTCACCGGTTTGTCACCCGAAGGTGAACTGAGAAAAGATGTTGAGGCTTTTTCCTTTGCCAAAGTGCCACGGGGTGGCGGGCTAGTTGAGTCCATCCCAGGACCGATAACACTCATTTTATTCGTGTTTGTCCTACGCCCCAGTACACGAGAAGAAAAGGTTGACATAGTAGAGGCAGTTGAGTATATTCTGTTCTCTGTCAGCCAATCCTGCGCTGTAACCTCAGCTGGCACAGCACTGTGTCCGCTGACAGGAAGAGAGGAGTCGGTCGCATCTATTTGCTTGAATGGTTTAGAGTCATTAGGAAGATCCAAAGGAGAGATGGAGGGTGGTCCGCCAATTATGACTTGGGCATCACAAGGATAGAGGGAAGAGATGAAGACGCTTACAATAAGGAGTGGCAAGAAAGCCATGGCCTTAGTAGCAAGCAGTACCTCTTGCAGTTACATCATCCTTATACTGGGTTTCTgtcgacagaaaaaaaaaagcaattacagcattttttggtgaaaatgttaaaattaatTAGCTATTTCAGGATTGTCCATTGTTTTAACAGCAATAGTGTTTGACTGTCCAATATGTTATTGCAGTTTAGACAGTTTAGATTTCTTTTGCAGTTGATGTGATGACAGTAATGTGATATCATTCACATTTTTTGTAAGGCCTCTCTGCACTGCTGCTAAAATGTGGCGATGAAAATCTTTTCTCTATTACAGAAGCGCCAAGCCACTAATTAACTGCTGATGTGAGGATTTAGACTGCTCATCAGCCAGATTTTAGATAGGTCTGCATAGCAATTTTGATCTCCTTGTGGATAGAATCGGTGACTTTGCAAGTGACTGTGCTAACTGTACCATTAAATATTTCCATGTGCTGAATGAAATGGAGATTGCTTGCCGCCATTTACAActactaaaaatgcatccattttctgaaccacttatcctcactaggagaTGGAGGTGGTACTGGAGAATATCCCAGCTATGTATGGgaacaaggcgggggacaccctgaataggtggccagccaatcgcagggcacaaggagaaggacaaccattcacacacacactcatacctagggccaatttagagtgttcaaccatcctaccatgcatgtctttggaatgtgggaggaaccaggagaaaacccaagcaagcccgGGTAGAAGATGCAATCTCCTCACAGTGAGGAGCTagtgggatcgaacccatgacctcaaaactgtggggccgacacgctaaccaacGCTAACCACTTCTCACCAGGTTGTCCGTGAATAAACATCAAACTCTGAATCAGTGGTCACCATTGGTAGAAAGAGCAATAGAGAAATGTATTAGAAAAGTGTACATGATAAAAGAAACTTGGGGACAAACAAGGGAATTTTTAAAAGTGAGGAGGAATGAATGCAATATAATTAGGTTTGACGTGTGGTTTGGAATGCCATAGTGATGATTTAAGGACTTGCTGTCGGGCAagactcttttgttttctttggttTCTGACAACATCGTAATATTATATGAAATTGTACCTAAATTGAAACTCACTAAACAACGCTAACTCTGTACTATTATGAATGTATAATATAAATGTTATGATAAGATAATTATACACCAAATGAAACAATAAGGGTTATGTGAAGGTCAGGTGAGTTAAACTGCTGACTGCGGTTTTACAAGATTGCACATCACTCGCAGCTAGGAAGTTAGGGGGGTGCTGAGGGTGCAGCAGCTTTTAGCCCATAAAAGGAGCATCGTTGGGAGagtataaaataaatgtaagatGATGTGCAATACAATAACTGAGTGCAAAATATATTACTCCTTATAATCGGCAAACCACTCATAAAATGCCTGGTTCTGCTATACAGTAGTAcatcaatgcttttttttcagatCAAGTGTACGGAACTAAATAACATCATTTGGACTCATTAGTTTGACGCATTTATTCGATGTCTTTTAATTGACAAATTTTTCAAAGGAGTCAACTATATTGATGCAAAAACACCTAAAGTCTCAGAGATTCCCTAACTTATTTACACAGCAGTTAACAGCTGCCCTTTCCTCTTACgcaaaactcatttcagccaatTTTAGCAAGTTGCTTATGTAAACCTCCTTTGTTCCCACTGGCCTTTGCCACTATCTGTGACTCACAATAGAAGAAACCCCCTGAGCAGAAGACCATGTGGAGAATTGGGAGCAGAAATCATTGGCAACTGTGAGCGTGTGCGTAAATATGAATGCCTGTGGGGGAACTCATTCTATAGCCAATGATTCACTGAGGCATCATTCACAGCTGTGACGACTTGCTCACTTTGTAACAGCCTGCATTTTTTTATGCTCCTGACCTCATATAATGCGGTGGATTCATGTACATTTGGAACAAGGTCAGCTCAGTCAGTGAGCAGGAATTGGTAGACAGTGGTCTGAAAATTATGATCATAAAATCATCCATGCAGAGAAATACGGTATACGAGGGAAATGACCATGAGTCCAGAAATATAAGTGTTCTCCACAACAATATTCAGTTTATTTTGCTAAAGGCTCCTACTTCCAAGCTCATTGGCTGCTGTCTAGTTTACCACTTGTCTTTTCCTATTTTGATACAGCATATGCCTGCCCCAGATCATGTTGAATTTGGCCAGTGAAGATACAGCTGTGGGCGCCCCGGCGGATGTGTGGTTCACGCATCAGCCTCATAGctatggggtcctggattcgaaTGTAGCTTGGTccacgtgtgtggagtttgtatgttctccgtgggcctgcgtgggttttctccgggtactccgttttcctccaacattccaaaaaaacatgcatggtaggctgattggactctatCAAAaggtgtgccctgcgattggctggccaccgattcagggtgtcccccgcctctggcccgatgtcagctgggataggctccagctccccccacgaccctagtgagaataaagcagttCCGAAAACTAGATGAGAAAAAATGGgatgaaatcaaaataaaaagaattctaAATCTATTTTGCTTAACACTAGGGGTGTAACAATTAATTGATCGACATTGATTAAGCCCAATTgagtcaaatcaatcaaaatgttAAACATCAATAAATACCGTCATCTTTTAAATATGctgttttatttaaacaaaaacaaaatgttttgttcaaatttccaaaatgtttcatagaaaattgtgtcaaaaacatCTAAGTTGCTTGGTATTTTTATTGCTTTGGGTGAACTATTGTCCAAAGAATTGATAGTAAATCAGCTAACATTCATTCCTTGTGTTGGTCATTTTCCATTAATTTGGGGAGACTTTCTCCAGAATGTATTTTAATGAGACATTTTTCCTATCCAATTAACCCCAAAAAAGGCCAAGCATTTAATAAGGTGAAGGTAAATTAGCTTTTATACCAAACTTTCTAAATCCAGCTTGACGTAAAACTTTCAAACAGGACTAAAAGGGCCTAGTTCAACTCTCTATAAATTGGTTGTATAAAACGTCCTAGGACTTCAGTCTATACTGTGTTAAACTCTTCCATTTCCATTTGAGTGGGCTTTTCATTCAAGTACACATGGGCAAGCAGCCAAACATAAACAACGTCCCCATTCAGAAAAGGCTCTTAATAAACATGTAACTGTCTTTTTCCAAGCAACTCCAGCAAGCATACGCCTATGTGTATACATGAGTGAGTCTTAAAAGTATTAAAATTCAATAAAAGACAGATGGTGGatctctttgttttttgttgggatCAGGTAAGCAGTGTAATGGAACAACTGCGCCATTTGGAAAAGACAGGCCtagtgggaaaaaataaatcccTAAAGAGGCATATTT includes the following:
- the LOC144064692 gene encoding proline-rich transmembrane protein 4 isoform X1, with amino-acid sequence MAFLPLLIVSVFISSLYPCDAQVIIGGPPSISPLDLPNDSKPFKQIDATDSSLPVSGHSAVPAEVTAQDWLTENRIYSTASTMSTFSSRVLGRRTNTNKMSVIGPGMDSTSPPPRGTLAKEKASTSFLSSPSGDKPVTSSSLLKQTNDLQGLGSSSPALMLEKEKVLASVPTATGKMAQYQPPAQTKIADVHNLSMYTPATVPRAPLFPIVTQATPPSIVLPGELTPPTVGKHESEVTLTLNRPSTATVGSNRKKTLTPRQSVTNGKVSLSKIVTEKVAVTTASSMLRTTGMGEKTFTGETNKPNKSEQEPNRATATVKTKPTGSLPSLTVAPAVQTSSMDTKNRSNLLVDPHQVSKPSVSPKAETSPNGSHIYWGNLSRSLSFAWQLHVYGSASLFLLLFGGSALGLILSPGSNCPHRGALVLANTLLFLVGGLRACLFLIDPYGTRKILPRSAVAAIYNLPLHLLVWTQAALALLAMWVTGVTVFPPTLERPPLVAVLAVLQCTLLLAADLLSPALSPVVPVTLQVLSLCWGLGLCLGFLFYVFPRIRCPPIAHIGGAEEARKKAWAGSRREGVILGKVLAACAVLGALCCGLHVHATLWLYGLLGDWMSFNWGWWLIHFWARLLELAWGLCLLLLASWVFWRPQCCRGRDEGGTTDGRTADVPSPGHSGDSSNRHTCWSKIVQSLTGKPCKKSESNGVGGGGQAEVPNNWGGQERSGVDITKSLIRNHNHDQTAVQPPCVKDSNRVRNHRVPSAEGAISDGSAGSLLRLQALGLTPQRSVSRSVDPERDTSLSMCEFDLRPPSPINLTRSIDEALHREHLLEGISLFHPFNQTSQSPSPGSGVSAGPWLRRNSDPQFSESSEAPTESSMPLGGSVLSSVPSRQVTAPPTPSHQGHRWAGNNAGYVPSSVSCPVSLHPSRTSMGHLGEDGVDDTRPFITPDSDQGQGRVDKNVASRSYLEVSRHDDSASVSSDIIDL
- the LOC144064692 gene encoding proline-rich transmembrane protein 4 isoform X2; translated protein: MAFLPLLIVSVFISSLYPCDAQVIIGGPPSISPLDLPNDSKPFKQIDATDSSLPVSGHSAVPAEVTAQDWLTENRIYSTASTMSTFSSRVLGRRTNTNKMSVIGPGMDSTSPPPRGTLAKEKASTSFLSSPSGDKPVTSSSLLKQTNDLQGLGSSSPALMLEKEKVLASVPTATATVPRAPLFPIVTQATPPSIVLPGELTPPTVGKHESEVTLTLNRPSTATVGSNRKKTLTPRQSVTNGKVSLSKIVTEKVAVTTASSMLRTTGMGEKTFTGETNKPNKSEQEPNRATATVKTKPTGSLPSLTVAPAVQTSSMDTKNRSNLLVDPHQVSKPSVSPKAETSPNGSHIYWGNLSRSLSFAWQLHVYGSASLFLLLFGGSALGLILSPGSNCPHRGALVLANTLLFLVGGLRACLFLIDPYGTRKILPRSAVAAIYNLPLHLLVWTQAALALLAMWVTGVTVFPPTLERPPLVAVLAVLQCTLLLAADLLSPALSPVVPVTLQVLSLCWGLGLCLGFLFYVFPRIRCPPIAHIGGAEEARKKAWAGSRREGVILGKVLAACAVLGALCCGLHVHATLWLYGLLGDWMSFNWGWWLIHFWARLLELAWGLCLLLLASWVFWRPQCCRGRDEGGTTDGRTADVPSPGHSGDSSNRHTCWSKIVQSLTGKPCKKSESNGVGGGGQAEVPNNWGGQERSGVDITKSLIRNHNHDQTAVQPPCVKDSNRVRNHRVPSAEGAISDGSAGSLLRLQALGLTPQRSVSRSVDPERDTSLSMCEFDLRPPSPINLTRSIDEALHREHLLEGISLFHPFNQTSQSPSPGSGVSAGPWLRRNSDPQFSESSEAPTESSMPLGGSVLSSVPSRQVTAPPTPSHQGHRWAGNNAGYVPSSVSCPVSLHPSRTSMGHLGEDGVDDTRPFITPDSDQGQGRVDKNVASRSYLEVSRHDDSASVSSDIIDL